In Rhodamnia argentea isolate NSW1041297 chromosome 1, ASM2092103v1, whole genome shotgun sequence, the genomic window AAGCTCGGCTACAATGTATATATAATACATGCTGAAGCTAGTATGATAGCTTTGATCGGAAGGGACTTGCAAGAAAATCGACCATATGAAACAGAATGGATTGAAACGCAATTGTAAATGAACTTATCTGAAAGCCCGCCACCGCTAAAGAATGACATCTTCTGAATGAAGCATTATTATATTAACCGCAAGAATTTTTCTCTGGAAGGACATTGGAATTTACAGGTTCTGCTCTTCGGTTTCTTGATGTCTAGGCGCCTCATTAACAGAAGTTACGTTTTCTCGGTCACTGCCACCTGTTTCTGTCACTTTAGTCTCTTTCGACCCGACCTGCGACCTTTCGCCATTAGCACGTCCCACGTCCCTTCCAGCTCTACGATCCTGAGGAAATGTTAAGAGAATTAACAGAGCATGCACAGTAAGATAAGCATAGCTAGATAAGAAATTCtttaagtgaagatgaagagtcAAATCTCGAGAGTACGAATTAATAGTgctaatttaaagtaaattttgcAGACATGTGAAGAGACAACAGAATACCAATCGACCAAGGGGAAACTAGAAACTATCACTATTATCAGATCAATCGTGATTATTAAGTATTTGTAACAAAATTTTTGGGCTGTCGACCTTATCATCTGAAGCAGACACGTGGGAACAATAACACTCTACTCCACCTTCAGGGATCATCAATCTTGTGATACTCGATTATTCACTAAGACATCACTAAGCATATCCCCACTTTATTTTATTGGGTATACTACAGTAAATTCTGAACtgggaaaacaacaaaaagctaAATCATGTGTGTTAGCACAGGCACATGTGAGAAAAGCAAAATATTCCAATGAAACCGACACATACATCTTTGAAAGGAGACTCCTCAGCTTCAAGCATGTGTACGACGTGGCCCATCTTTGGGCGCTTCTGTGCAGTAGGGTCGACACATTTTAGAGCAACGAGAAGTACCCGCTTCAATGCCCTTGAAGTAGGCTTCTCAGGCAACTTGGGGTCCAATACTCCCTCTGGGTTTTTGTCAGTAACCATCTTCTTGAGCCAATCAACTAAATTCACCTGTCAATTTCTCTCAACTTTTAGCAAAAAACAGGGGGTGCAATGGATGAAGTCTAGTTAAGtggccaaaagaaaagatttttgcaaaagttTTATTTGTCCAATGGGAACAAGGATAAGATAAGTCAAAGATAATGCATACCTCTTCCGGAGGGCGGCTATAATCAACAGGGTTTCTCCCAGAAATTATCTCCATGATCAGAATACCGAAACTGTATACATCACTTCTTTCATTGAGCATGCCCGTACTCGCGTATTCAGGGGCTACATAGCTGCAAAACGAGCAATAATGACCTCAAGTTCACTTTGGCTTCATGAGAGAGATAGAAAGATTGGTAAAAGAGAGTGAGAAGTTATACTGACCCGAATGTTCCCATCACACGAGTAGTGATATAGCTATTATCTGAACAAAGCAGCTTGGCAAGGCCAAAGTCCGAGACTTTAGAATTCCACTGCTTGTCAAGTAATATATTACTCGATTTAATATCACGGTGTACCACTTTCGGTTCAAGGCCCTCGTGAAGGTAAGTCAACCTGTAATCGTAGCAAGAGATAAGAATAAGGAGTGTGGACAAGACAAATGCTAAGCAAAATTGTGTATGATGAAGCTTACCCTTTGGCAGTTCCCAAGATGATTTTCATCCGTATCTCCCAAGTCAAAGGACTACAAGGACCGACATCCCCGTGTAGCCACTGCTCTAAATTCCCATTGTTGACATACTCATACACAAGCATCCTGTATGACAAGGACCAAGCATGCTATTAGAAAATTACTTGGAAACCTCACACCAAATTCGAATAACAACAGATCAAATACGTTCAACTATGAGCACATATGCTGAACCGTTATCACATCATCTTTGCTTGTACTCAACATGAGCAATTTATCCAAAGGAAACAAAGGGAGCACAATGTACCTATGAGCGCCTTCAGCACAGTAGCCAAGCAACCTGACTAAGTTCTTATGCCGAACACGCCCGATGGCTTCAACTTCGACTTTGAACTCCTTCTCAGCTTGCCCCCTAATATACCAACACACACCCACACGCACAAAGTCCAGGATTAACCATTTCCTCCGACATTCGAAAACAATACAAAACATCCACATTTCCCAGCATACACTCAAACTCCCACAATTCCACAAACAACACAACTGCCCGAAAAGGCAAGATCGAATTTTCACATTAAAactaacaaaaattaaatgaaaacgcACCTGTTATTAAGCAAGTTCTTGACAGCAACCTGAGTGTTGTCCTCCAAAAGACCATAGTACACAATCCCATACCCTCCTTCACCTATCACATTTTCATCAGCGAACTCGTTGGTACAGTCCTTGAGCTCTCTGAGAGTGTACCAATGTCCCCAACCCAAGTGCGAGACCTCCGGCACGACCGCAGCCACCTGATCGCCACTCCTCGGGACGCCTTCCCCACCACTCCCGTGTGAGGACGACCCGTAGCACCTCTCCGGGTACGATATCCTGTGGTCCTTGCCGATCTCAATGTGAATCCGGTTGAACCCAATAAGGCCCTCCTCCTCGGGCATCGGGTCCGGGTCGGGAAACGGGTCGGGCTGGACCTGGGAGTGCTGGATTTGGATCTCTTGGATCTCCTTGGACACGACAGGGATGGAGCTATGGATGTTGTGCTGCGGGCGGGCGGTTCTTGGTTTCCGGGAGGTGAGCCAGAGGGagatgaagaagaggaggaggacgatggcGACGCCGACGCAGATGCCGACCACGACCCATAGGTTGAGCCCGAAGACCGAGGTGGCCTTGGAGAGCTGGTCGCTCATGTGTCGAGCTTGGCGGGTGGTCCTCGCCTCTCCGCGGTCACACGGGAGCGTGAGAGTCAGAGCGCGACGGCGCTAAGCGGGTCGGGTTCAAgaacagaggaggaggaggagactgcatgggagagagagagagagagagagtttcggAAGGAGAGTGAGCGAGACGAAAcgataaagagagagaggggaagtaGGAGAAAGTGAGCAAGCTGGCATTGATGGGACCTTTTGGAATTGTCCTGCACTAGCTTCTCCGTCGAAACTCTGCTAAATTACGCGGTTGCGGTTCCTTCTTCGATCGAGGGCAAAGCTTTGCTGGGTAAATCTCGAATGTGCTCTTTGAATTGAATAAAACGCCCGAGTCGCTATCGCATTTGGCCATCCAAAGCAAACGGAAAAATGCGATTTTTAAAGCATTGTCTTCTCATTTCATGCACAATTTTAGCATactgaaaaatcaaaaagtcaCTTATCAGGCatgatttaccaattttttttatcgaaataatttatcaattcgAACATCCCTTTCGAAACAGCTATTGATAAGACCCGATTACTGATCATTAACGGCTTGAAGAAATCGAATATGCGCCGTGGTTTGTGTTTCATCGGATGCTAGTATTGGCGGCTTTGTTTCTTGTCGTTGGCTTTTGTTTGGTTGAGAATGTCGTCGATGCTTTGCCGGGTTGATTAATGGCGTTAGTGGGTTCAACATCATACTAAAAAACCCTCCACTTGAGATTTGGAATGCTTGGCCAAATGTTGGCGACTCGTTGTCCGTTAGAGTGCAGCGAATGGGGCAATTAGCCACCATCATTAAAAGTTGGTCAGCATTTGACTTGAGTTAATGCAAAACCacctttcatcatttttaaGTGGTGTGTTTTAGGCGGAAAATTTTACCAAAACAAAACCTAATCTTGTTATATTCAtggtcctaaaaattttaactatgtcaatcgagtcctaaatattttcatacaccgaCAATTGATTCAATCCAACCAATGGTGATAGAAAAAAGCATGTGCCGTATCGGCGCGCCGGTGACCAATCTCGGGTGATGGCCGGAGAGGGTTGGGCGAGCCCACGAGGCAGGTATTcgataaagaaaaagtaaaaagaaagttAAACAACATGAAAAAATATAGAATTGAATATTCACGTAGGTCGGTCGATATTCACGTTAGCAATCTTTTGTCATAAATTAGGCGAATGGACTCGATTTGCAAAATGTTAAGAATGTTTGTGATTCGATTGGCAcaattgaatgatttaaaactaaatggGTATagatataataggtttatgacctttttgGCAATTCGATAATCTGTTTCGATCTAGGTGTTGACATAGAAACATGCTAGTGAGAGACCAAAGAAATTGGTTGAGTGTAGGATGTGAAATGTCATGTTGCTTGAATTCTTCTACTTCTTGGTGGATTGCTTTCATTTGGACCGACCAAGAGTGACCGACTAGGGTGCCAATTTTGGTATAGAACCCCACCCACTTAGCCCTACTTTCAAAAGGTGTGTAaggtgtgtgtatatatatatggggaCTAGTTTAGGGCATTTATGGCATAGTATTGGGTGGTCTTGAGCCTTTTTCACTCCAAAAGCTGACTCAAAAGATAAGACTTTCTCTTATACTTACAAACCGATTACCAGCCCCTTCCACAACCGACGTAGGAtaaccccaacaatctccccctcgcACATCGGGCCATGGGTCAAAGGCGGTGACAACCCGTATTTTTCTCATGTGATTGTTGGATCCAGACTTGTTGGTAACTTAGACTCGATACCAAGTATTGAGTGGTCTTGGGCCTCTCTTATCCaaaaagctagctcaaaagaTAAGGTTTTCCCTTATACTTCTAAATCGATCACCAGccccttccacaaccgatgtgaGATAATCCcaacacatatatatatatatatatatatatatatatatatatatattttattgggATAAATTGCATCGGCGGCAACAATAACAACGACACCAATCGAAGCTTATATGGCTAAATCGGATCGACCGTATGAGTACACTCCTACGCCACTGCGCTTGATcctttttgttaagtttttttatttttttgtgagtttTAGATGTTCCAGTTTCCTTCCATGATCTTCTAGGCCTTCCCTGATCTTCTTTGACTAATAATTGTGTCCAATCCGTCGTTCACATTGCCTCGCCGCGGGGACATTTGGAGGCCTTCCTTCAATACGGTCAAACCATCCGATAAGGCCTTTGCTCCTCCTAGCCAACGCCTACTCTTCCTCTTGTTAGTTTCGTTTTTAATCTCGTGCCTTCATCTGTCCCGCCCTGTAATCTGGAGGAGATCGTCTCCATCTATCCGTCGGTTTTTCAACTATCCCGTAGAATTTCGTAAATCATCATTAATTTTCCACAAAATAACTCGAGGATgtcgcgttttttttttttttttgggttcaaagTGTCGACGGATGAGTATGaatactgatttttttttcgtacAAGGGGGGAAATAACAACGTTGGTGCCATGGCAATCAGAAGAAATATTTGGCCTaccgacaaagaaaaaaattacaatgtatttaattatcttttattttctctttcgaaGGCTAGCCGCAATTTATATTTCACATAGCTTTATTGAGGAATCGTAC contains:
- the LOC115740221 gene encoding probable serine/threonine-protein kinase At1g01540, which translates into the protein MSDQLSKATSVFGLNLWVVVGICVGVAIVLLLFFISLWLTSRKPRTARPQHNIHSSIPVVSKEIQEIQIQHSQVQPDPFPDPDPMPEEEGLIGFNRIHIEIGKDHRISYPERCYGSSSHGSGGEGVPRSGDQVAAVVPEVSHLGWGHWYTLRELKDCTNEFADENVIGEGGYGIVYYGLLEDNTQVAVKNLLNNRGQAEKEFKVEVEAIGRVRHKNLVRLLGYCAEGAHRMLVYEYVNNGNLEQWLHGDVGPCSPLTWEIRMKIILGTAKGLTYLHEGLEPKVVHRDIKSSNILLDKQWNSKVSDFGLAKLLCSDNSYITTRVMGTFGYVAPEYASTGMLNERSDVYSFGILIMEIISGRNPVDYSRPPEEVNLVDWLKKMVTDKNPEGVLDPKLPEKPTSRALKRVLLVALKCVDPTAQKRPKMGHVVHMLEAEESPFKDDRRAGRDVGRANGERSQVGSKETKVTETGGSDRENVTSVNEAPRHQETEEQNL